One window from the genome of Thalassospira xiamenensis M-5 = DSM 17429 encodes:
- a CDS encoding efflux RND transporter periplasmic adaptor subunit — translation MNASRLIAIVLAVGAVLWVGSGLLSGDDSAETGPTSVVENADGAQVAKNGDAPVPTTSPSAGHAPHASVRVRTSEAVEHVDVLRISGRTEAVVSVEIRAQIDAMVEEIGAIKGQRVKKGDLLVKLAVKDRAARVEKARALVAQRELENSAAKSLAEKNYRSKTGVAETKALLEEARADLKLAQIELNHTEIRAPFDGVVENRPAEIGDLLSVNDPVATLIQADPMLVVAHVPEHSIGSVQTGQLAHITLFDGREADGVVRYVSQASDNSTRTYRVEVEIDNTDLGIPDGMTSELQIPIGTKMAHRVAPSVLTLNDEGQVGVRVIVDDNKVAFYPIELQGGNRDGIWIGGLPEKIDLIVVGHDWVKEGATVEVSRIETGDTPEGLQNMAPAPKETVAR, via the coding sequence ATGAATGCTTCACGCCTTATCGCCATCGTACTTGCCGTCGGGGCGGTACTTTGGGTTGGGTCCGGATTACTAAGCGGGGACGATTCCGCCGAAACAGGGCCGACGTCAGTGGTCGAGAACGCAGACGGTGCGCAAGTCGCGAAAAATGGCGATGCGCCTGTGCCGACCACGTCACCTTCGGCCGGGCATGCCCCACATGCATCGGTCCGTGTCAGAACCAGCGAAGCCGTCGAACATGTCGATGTCCTGCGTATTTCCGGACGCACCGAAGCCGTGGTTTCCGTTGAAATCCGTGCCCAGATCGATGCCATGGTCGAAGAAATCGGCGCAATCAAGGGCCAGCGCGTGAAAAAGGGTGATCTTCTGGTCAAGCTGGCGGTTAAAGACCGTGCCGCGCGCGTGGAAAAGGCGCGTGCCCTTGTAGCCCAGCGCGAACTTGAAAACAGTGCGGCCAAAAGCCTTGCCGAAAAGAATTACCGTTCGAAAACCGGTGTCGCAGAAACCAAGGCCCTGCTGGAAGAAGCGCGGGCGGACCTGAAACTGGCACAGATCGAACTGAACCATACCGAAATTCGCGCCCCGTTTGACGGCGTGGTGGAAAACCGCCCGGCTGAAATCGGTGATCTTCTGTCGGTAAACGATCCGGTCGCGACCCTGATCCAGGCCGACCCGATGCTGGTGGTTGCCCATGTCCCCGAACATTCGATCGGCAGCGTTCAGACAGGCCAGTTGGCGCATATCACCCTGTTTGATGGGCGCGAGGCCGATGGTGTCGTGCGCTATGTGTCGCAGGCATCGGACAATTCGACACGTACCTATCGGGTCGAAGTCGAAATAGATAATACCGACCTTGGCATCCCCGATGGCATGACATCCGAATTGCAAATTCCAATCGGCACCAAAATGGCGCATCGCGTTGCCCCGTCGGTCCTGACGCTGAATGACGAAGGTCAGGTCGGCGTGCGCGTCATTGTCGATGACAACAAGGTTGCGTTTTACCCGATCGAACTTCAGGGAGGAAACCGAGATGGCATCTGGATTGGCGGCCTTCCGGAAAAGATCGACCTGATCGTGGTCGGCCATGACTGGGTCAAGGAAGGCGCAACGGTCGAAGTCAGCCGGATTGAAACCGGCGATACCCCCGAAGGTTTGCAAAACATGGCCCCCGCCCCCAAGGAAACGGTCGCGCGTTAA
- a CDS encoding transporter substrate-binding domain-containing protein, which produces MGLRMKFRLGCGAISGLTGLLALPFMAATANADVPGTLIWTVPPFAPAFISEDGKLTGYAADTQNWFISRLGDYQHRIQEVPLARLLAEMRDSSNPENEHNNARCSTTLIPNDERRNYISFAKTILLHLPISVVIRAGDEQNFKPFMDEDGHIQLAQLMANREMATALRIGRSYGALIDNYVERYRKAPQIMPVADDSKLLRLLAMGRIDWIFYFPSEAEFYRRDVTPHQQIKSLPIRGNTNLLEATIGCAKTPVGQQAITRINQIVDANPDMPWTNFYAAWLSPQDREWFLSARAQYIDPKQFEALLQPTK; this is translated from the coding sequence ATGGGATTGCGGATGAAGTTCCGGCTTGGATGTGGTGCAATTTCCGGCCTGACTGGGCTTTTAGCCCTGCCCTTTATGGCAGCAACGGCCAATGCCGATGTGCCAGGCACACTGATCTGGACAGTGCCGCCATTTGCGCCCGCCTTCATCTCCGAAGATGGTAAACTGACGGGATATGCCGCCGATACCCAGAACTGGTTTATTTCGCGACTGGGGGATTATCAGCACAGAATTCAGGAAGTCCCCTTGGCACGGCTTCTGGCAGAAATGCGTGATAGCAGCAACCCGGAAAACGAGCACAACAATGCCCGATGCAGTACCACCCTGATCCCGAATGACGAACGCCGCAACTATATCAGCTTTGCCAAAACCATTCTTTTGCACTTGCCGATTTCAGTCGTTATCCGCGCCGGGGACGAGCAGAATTTCAAACCGTTCATGGATGAAGATGGTCATATTCAGCTTGCACAGTTGATGGCAAACCGGGAGATGGCCACCGCCCTTCGGATCGGGCGCTCCTACGGGGCGCTGATTGACAATTATGTCGAACGATATCGCAAAGCCCCGCAAATCATGCCGGTGGCCGACGACAGCAAACTTTTAAGGTTGCTGGCAATGGGGCGGATCGACTGGATATTCTATTTTCCGTCCGAAGCTGAATTTTACCGCCGCGATGTCACACCACACCAGCAGATCAAATCATTGCCAATCCGCGGTAACACCAATCTGCTGGAAGCCACAATCGGTTGCGCCAAAACACCAGTCGGACAACAGGCCATCACCCGGATCAACCAGATTGTCGATGCCAATCCTGATATGCCTTGGACAAATTTCTATGCCGCGTGGCTTTCCCCCCAGGACCGCGAATGGTTCCTTTCGGCCCGCGCGCAATACATTGATCCCAAACAGTTCGAAGCGTTACTGCAACCAACCAAATAG
- the pssA gene encoding CDP-diacylglycerol--serine O-phosphatidyltransferase: protein MAGGIRQDHRPRRFKALSLSRLAPNVATLMGMCAGLTSIRFAMQDRWEAAVAAILIAGIIDGLDGRLARMLNASSRFGAELDSLSDFVCFGVAPAMMLYFWSLHEFGPVGWALSLLFAVCMALRLARFNTQMLGEPELPTWAYRFFTGVPAPAAAALAMWPIVLTFQFGRGVFDSPYIVAPYGVLIAGLMVSRMPTFSFKKVKIPRAWVLPLMLAFGASVAFLVSSPWLTLSVIAAVYFATFPLSYRSYRRMGVENQQEEVRAEEEDDDGEPDDDPDEGLNRVHQN from the coding sequence ATGGCAGGCGGCATCCGGCAAGATCATCGCCCCCGTCGGTTCAAGGCATTATCGCTCAGCCGTCTGGCGCCGAATGTCGCGACCCTGATGGGGATGTGTGCGGGGCTGACGTCGATCCGTTTTGCGATGCAGGATCGATGGGAAGCCGCGGTTGCCGCCATCCTGATTGCCGGGATCATTGATGGCCTTGACGGTCGTCTGGCCCGGATGCTGAACGCGTCAAGCCGTTTTGGGGCCGAACTTGACAGTCTTTCGGACTTTGTCTGCTTTGGCGTTGCGCCTGCGATGATGCTGTATTTCTGGTCGCTGCATGAATTCGGACCGGTCGGCTGGGCCTTGTCGCTTCTGTTTGCGGTGTGCATGGCGTTGCGTCTGGCACGGTTTAATACCCAGATGCTGGGTGAACCGGAATTACCGACATGGGCTTATCGCTTTTTCACCGGCGTTCCGGCCCCGGCGGCAGCCGCTCTTGCGATGTGGCCGATTGTTCTGACCTTCCAGTTCGGGCGGGGCGTTTTTGACAGCCCCTATATCGTCGCACCATATGGTGTTCTGATTGCCGGACTGATGGTTTCGCGCATGCCGACCTTTTCGTTCAAAAAGGTCAAAATTCCGCGGGCGTGGGTTTTGCCTCTGATGCTGGCATTCGGGGCGTCTGTGGCGTTTCTGGTGTCCTCGCCGTGGTTGACCCTGTCGGTGATTGCCGCGGTCTATTTCGCAACCTTCCCGCTGTCCTATCGGTCCTATCGCCGGATGGGCGTTGAAAACCAGCAGGAAGAAGTCCGAGCCGAGGAAGAAGACGATGACGGTGAACCCGACGACGATCCCGACGAGGGACTTAACAGGGTCCACCAGAACTGA
- a CDS encoding Ig-like domain-containing protein, with amino-acid sequence MKRPYILVIIGVLLIVAAISLNYMLTQSADEADTPARTTAPPAVTPDAANTPQVAPEQTDAAPEVRTPSFDVVRIGPDGNAVIAGRAAPNSTVRIREGDEVIGQATADERGEWVVLPDKPLASGDRELSLESEDSTGEVYKGDDNVVVLIPEKPASGEAATAEQSGDAAKDDDKAEQPIIAMRVPKKGGAASVMQGPAPEDMSEETARELAQAMPEGAEVPAAAMPRLSIDVVDYDEQGRVAMSGKADDDTSIRVYLDNKFVGSASTGDDGNWALTIGEPIEPGQYQLRADQLDASDKVTARVELPFERARPDQILEPGTRYVVQPGNSLWRIARRTYGDGLQYWVIYNQNRKQIRDPDLIYPGQIFALPENGTAQQ; translated from the coding sequence GTGAAAAGACCTTATATCCTCGTCATCATTGGCGTCCTGCTGATTGTCGCTGCGATCTCGTTGAATTATATGCTGACACAGTCGGCAGATGAAGCCGATACACCGGCAAGAACAACAGCACCGCCCGCCGTGACACCGGATGCCGCAAATACGCCGCAGGTCGCGCCGGAACAAACCGACGCCGCACCCGAAGTTCGCACGCCGAGCTTTGACGTTGTGCGCATTGGACCAGATGGCAATGCCGTGATTGCCGGTCGCGCCGCCCCCAACAGCACCGTGCGCATCCGCGAGGGTGACGAAGTCATTGGGCAGGCAACCGCTGATGAACGCGGGGAATGGGTGGTTTTGCCTGATAAGCCGCTGGCAAGTGGTGACCGGGAATTGTCGCTTGAATCCGAAGACAGCACTGGCGAAGTCTATAAGGGCGATGACAATGTCGTGGTTCTGATCCCTGAAAAACCGGCATCAGGCGAAGCCGCAACGGCCGAACAGTCCGGTGACGCGGCAAAAGACGATGACAAGGCAGAACAGCCGATCATCGCCATGCGCGTCCCCAAGAAAGGTGGTGCCGCGAGCGTCATGCAGGGCCCGGCCCCCGAAGATATGAGCGAAGAAACCGCGCGTGAACTGGCCCAGGCGATGCCGGAAGGGGCGGAAGTTCCCGCAGCAGCGATGCCGCGCCTGTCGATTGATGTTGTCGATTATGACGAACAGGGCCGGGTTGCCATGTCTGGCAAGGCCGATGACGACACCAGCATTCGCGTTTACCTTGACAACAAATTTGTCGGCAGTGCCTCGACCGGGGATGACGGCAACTGGGCCCTGACAATTGGCGAACCGATTGAGCCGGGCCAGTATCAGTTGCGCGCCGATCAGCTTGATGCGTCCGACAAGGTGACCGCACGTGTTGAACTGCCGTTTGAACGTGCCCGCCCGGATCAGATTCTGGAGCCGGGGACACGTTATGTCGTTCAACCGGGCAACAGCCTGTGGCGGATTGCGCGCCGGACCTATGGTGATGGTCTGCAATACTGGGTGATTTACAACCAGAACCGCAAACAGATCCGTGATCCCGACCTGATTTATCCGGGCCAGATTTTTGCGCTTCCGGAAAATGGAACCGCCCAGCAGTAA
- a CDS encoding efflux RND transporter permease subunit has product MSLIDIALDRSRTVILTLILLLAAGWVGYNAIPKEADPDVQIPVLYVSMHHDGISPEDAERLLLRPMEQELRTIEGVKEMTSQSYQDGASVTLEFYSDVDIDDALADVRERVDIAKSELPTDTDDPEVHEVNLSLFPVLVVTLAGDVPERTLLRLARDLKDNIEGIPAVLEANLAGNREELVEFVIDPMKVESYRLNGVDIVSLVRNSNALVAAGAIDTGSGRFNIKVPGLFETVNDILDMPLIVDGDSVIHFRDIGEVRRTFKDAESFARLNGQSAIAIEVSKRVGENIIDVIDHIKSVTAEAAQSFPPNITVSYSQDKSSDIRTMLTDLQNSVILAILLVMVVVIWSLGWRSGLLVGLAIPGSFLTAILVLWALGMTVNIVVLFSLILAVGMLVDGAIVVTEYADRKMLDGLPRKQAYPLAAKRMAMPIIASTATTLAAFLPLAFWPDIVGEFMKFLPITVLFTLSASLVMALIFVPTVGAWFGKPGSASSEALDAVAAGRMDRLRDLKGGTGFYVRLLKGSLRFHWLVVPMAFVILIGVWAAFGIFGRGVEFFPAVEPEVAAVQVRARGNMSYYEQDALLKEVEDRILGLDAKHEGEHWFDTVYARSGRSASSGGNDTPEDVIGVIQLEYADWQKRPKATEIEHRILEETADLAGLQIEIRAAEAGPPQGKDIQIQLRSLYPDALDETATKIMTGLQEMGGLYNFEDGKSPPGIDWEYTVDRAQALKFGADINQIGNVIKLVTNGINFSTYRPDDSTEEIDIVGRYPAEHRSLEELQSLQIVTDKGLVPLANFVKRTAKPKTGTLSRVDSRRALTVKADVAEGILVDTKVQEVKAWMKNLDIDPRVSVEFKGQDEEQQKSADFLKNAFSVALFIMFVILVTQFNSISSSLLIMVAIIMSTAGVFLGLMITGQAFSIVMNGIGVVALAGIVVNNNIVLIDTFDRLKHSADSIETAILQTGAQRLRPVMLTTVTTILGLVPMVLQINIDFAERSMSIGAPSTQWWVQLSTSIAFGLAFATVLTLVFTPCALMMRHKAGIGWRKLKARMADKFGKGGTPQSADHRS; this is encoded by the coding sequence ATGTCCCTCATTGATATTGCGCTTGACCGTTCGCGCACCGTTATCCTGACCCTGATCCTGCTGTTGGCAGCCGGTTGGGTGGGTTACAACGCGATCCCCAAGGAAGCCGACCCGGATGTGCAGATCCCGGTCCTTTATGTGTCGATGCATCATGACGGCATTTCGCCCGAAGATGCCGAACGGCTTTTGCTACGTCCGATGGAACAGGAACTTCGCACCATCGAAGGTGTGAAGGAAATGACGTCACAATCCTATCAGGACGGCGCCTCGGTCACGCTTGAATTCTATTCCGATGTTGATATCGACGACGCCCTTGCCGATGTGCGCGAACGCGTCGACATTGCCAAGTCAGAATTGCCCACCGATACCGACGATCCCGAAGTTCACGAGGTCAACCTGTCGCTATTCCCGGTTCTGGTTGTCACCCTTGCCGGTGATGTGCCTGAACGGACCTTGCTGCGTCTGGCACGCGACCTGAAAGACAATATCGAAGGTATACCCGCGGTTCTCGAAGCCAATCTTGCCGGCAACCGCGAAGAACTGGTCGAGTTTGTCATCGATCCGATGAAAGTGGAAAGCTATCGCCTGAACGGAGTTGATATCGTATCGCTGGTGCGCAATTCGAACGCGCTGGTGGCCGCGGGGGCCATCGATACCGGATCGGGCCGCTTCAACATCAAGGTTCCCGGCCTGTTTGAAACAGTCAATGACATCCTTGACATGCCGCTTATCGTTGACGGGGATTCGGTGATCCATTTCCGCGATATCGGCGAAGTCCGCCGGACCTTCAAGGATGCCGAAAGCTTTGCCCGTCTGAACGGCCAATCGGCCATCGCGATCGAGGTTTCCAAACGTGTTGGCGAAAACATCATTGATGTGATTGACCACATAAAGTCGGTCACCGCCGAAGCGGCTCAATCCTTCCCACCCAATATCACGGTCAGCTATTCGCAGGATAAATCATCAGATATCCGCACCATGCTGACCGACCTTCAGAACAGTGTTATCCTTGCGATCCTGCTAGTCATGGTGGTGGTGATCTGGTCGCTGGGCTGGCGGTCGGGGCTTCTGGTGGGCCTTGCCATTCCGGGTTCCTTCCTGACAGCAATCCTTGTGCTTTGGGCACTGGGCATGACGGTCAATATCGTGGTTCTGTTCAGTCTGATCCTGGCGGTCGGGATGCTGGTGGATGGCGCGATCGTGGTTACCGAATATGCCGATCGCAAGATGCTTGATGGATTGCCGCGCAAGCAGGCCTATCCGCTAGCAGCCAAACGCATGGCGATGCCGATCATTGCATCGACGGCAACAACCCTTGCCGCCTTCCTGCCACTGGCATTCTGGCCCGATATCGTCGGCGAATTCATGAAATTCCTGCCGATCACGGTTCTGTTTACCCTGTCCGCGTCGCTTGTAATGGCGCTGATCTTTGTGCCCACGGTTGGCGCATGGTTTGGCAAGCCCGGCTCTGCCTCAAGCGAGGCATTGGACGCGGTTGCCGCGGGCCGGATGGATCGTTTGCGCGATCTTAAGGGCGGAACAGGTTTTTATGTCCGTCTGCTTAAAGGCTCGTTGCGGTTCCACTGGCTGGTTGTACCGATGGCATTTGTCATCCTGATCGGGGTTTGGGCGGCATTTGGTATATTTGGTCGCGGGGTGGAGTTCTTCCCGGCGGTCGAGCCCGAAGTCGCCGCCGTTCAGGTCCGCGCACGCGGCAATATGTCCTATTACGAACAGGATGCGTTGTTAAAGGAAGTTGAGGATCGCATTCTTGGCCTTGACGCCAAGCATGAAGGCGAACACTGGTTCGATACCGTCTATGCCCGTTCCGGCCGCAGTGCAAGCAGCGGCGGCAACGACACCCCCGAAGACGTGATCGGTGTCATCCAGCTTGAATATGCCGACTGGCAGAAACGCCCGAAGGCGACCGAGATCGAACATCGCATCCTTGAAGAAACCGCCGATCTGGCTGGCTTGCAGATCGAAATTCGTGCCGCCGAAGCAGGCCCCCCGCAAGGCAAGGATATCCAGATTCAGCTGCGGTCGCTTTATCCCGATGCACTTGATGAAACCGCGACCAAAATCATGACCGGATTGCAGGAGATGGGCGGTCTTTACAATTTCGAAGACGGCAAATCGCCTCCGGGAATTGACTGGGAATACACGGTTGACCGTGCGCAGGCCTTGAAATTCGGGGCGGACATCAACCAGATCGGCAATGTGATCAAGCTGGTGACCAACGGGATCAATTTTTCAACCTATCGCCCGGATGATTCGACCGAGGAAATCGACATTGTCGGTCGTTACCCGGCCGAACACAGGTCCCTTGAAGAACTGCAAAGCCTTCAGATCGTGACCGACAAGGGGCTGGTGCCGCTGGCCAACTTCGTCAAACGCACCGCAAAACCCAAAACCGGGACATTGTCACGCGTTGACAGCCGCCGCGCCCTGACCGTCAAGGCCGACGTTGCCGAAGGCATCCTGGTCGACACCAAGGTGCAGGAGGTCAAGGCATGGATGAAAAACCTTGATATCGATCCGCGCGTTTCGGTCGAATTCAAGGGGCAGGATGAAGAGCAGCAAAAGTCGGCAGACTTCCTGAAAAATGCCTTCTCGGTTGCGCTGTTCATCATGTTTGTCATTCTGGTCACCCAGTTCAACAGCATCTCAAGTTCGCTTCTGATCATGGTGGCAATCATCATGTCAACGGCGGGTGTTTTCCTGGGGCTGATGATCACGGGACAAGCGTTTTCCATCGTTATGAACGGGATCGGGGTTGTGGCACTGGCCGGGATCGTGGTGAACAACAATATCGTTCTGATCGATACTTTCGACCGGCTCAAACACAGTGCGGACAGTATCGAAACCGCGATTCTGCAAACCGGGGCACAGCGTTTGCGACCTGTGATGTTGACCACAGTTACCACGATCCTTGGTCTGGTACCGATGGTGTTACAGATCAATATCGACTTTGCCGAACGTTCCATGTCGATTGGTGCCCCTTCGACCCAGTGGTGGGTGCAACTTTCGACATCCATCGCGTTTGGTCTGGCCTTTGCCACCGTGCTGACACTGGTCTTTACCCCCTGCGCACTGATGATGCGCCACAAGGCGGGGATCGGCTGGCGGAAGCTAAAGGCACGGATGGCGGATAAATTTGGCAAGGGCGGCACGCCACAATCTGCCGACCATAGGTCATAA